A genome region from Pseudomonas pergaminensis includes the following:
- a CDS encoding amino acid ABC transporter permease/ATP-binding protein, whose translation MTFDWNYMFGLLGDAEFWRATWTVIKLSTLTWVLSIGLGFLLALAKQSRHGLLSVPARGYIWLFRSLPLLVLLIFIYNLPQALPGTSAVLADPFWSGLLALVICETAYVAEIHRGGLLSIPKGQGEAARALGLKFFGTQWRVVIPQALRVALPSLANEYISIVKLTSLVSVISLTEILMVGQRLYSQNFLVIETMAAVAFFYVFIVTVFDFLLKRLERFLDVNQRNVSRVPDAAVLALATQQRIALARPASNGEPALQAARLHKAYNDIEVLGSVNLQIQPGEVVSVIGPSGSGKTTLIRLLNGLEQLDNGEIRINGQPFIHLNKVGAQKPQYIEHAEHRLNIGMVFQSFNLFPHLSVLDNLLMAPKYHRLGATSELKQQAYALLHKVGMLDHAWKYPHQLSGGQQQRVAIARALMMRPQIMLFDEPTSALDPEKVNEVLQVIEALAEEGITMVIVTHEMNFAFKVSDRIVFMEKGRVVCDDTPGALRSGHNPRVEAFLKDVSLA comes from the coding sequence ATGACATTCGACTGGAATTACATGTTTGGTTTGCTGGGCGATGCCGAGTTCTGGCGCGCGACGTGGACGGTGATCAAGCTCAGCACCCTGACCTGGGTCTTGAGCATTGGCCTGGGCTTTCTGCTGGCACTGGCCAAGCAATCCAGGCATGGCCTGCTCAGCGTGCCGGCCCGTGGCTACATCTGGCTGTTCCGTAGCCTGCCGCTGTTGGTGCTGCTGATCTTTATCTACAACCTGCCCCAGGCGCTGCCCGGCACCTCGGCGGTGCTGGCTGACCCGTTCTGGTCGGGCTTGCTGGCGCTGGTGATCTGCGAAACCGCCTATGTGGCCGAGATCCATCGCGGTGGCCTGCTCTCGATTCCCAAAGGCCAGGGCGAGGCGGCGCGGGCGCTGGGCCTGAAGTTTTTCGGCACGCAATGGCGCGTGGTGATTCCCCAGGCGCTAAGAGTGGCCTTGCCGTCGCTGGCCAACGAATACATCTCCATCGTCAAGCTCACCTCGCTGGTGTCGGTGATCTCCCTGACCGAGATCCTGATGGTCGGCCAACGCCTGTATTCACAGAACTTCCTGGTGATCGAGACCATGGCGGCGGTGGCGTTCTTCTACGTGTTTATCGTCACGGTGTTCGACTTCCTGCTCAAGCGCCTAGAGCGCTTCCTCGACGTCAACCAGCGCAACGTCTCCCGTGTTCCCGATGCAGCGGTGCTGGCCCTGGCCACCCAACAGCGCATCGCCTTGGCGCGCCCGGCCAGCAACGGCGAACCCGCGTTGCAAGCCGCACGGCTGCACAAGGCCTACAACGATATCGAGGTGCTCGGCTCGGTCAACCTGCAGATCCAGCCCGGTGAAGTGGTGTCGGTGATCGGCCCGTCGGGCTCCGGCAAGACCACGCTGATCCGCCTGCTCAATGGCCTGGAGCAACTGGACAACGGCGAGATCAGGATCAACGGCCAGCCGTTCATTCACCTGAACAAGGTCGGCGCGCAGAAGCCCCAGTACATCGAACACGCCGAGCATCGGCTGAACATCGGCATGGTGTTCCAGAGCTTCAACCTGTTCCCGCATTTGAGCGTGCTCGACAACCTGCTGATGGCGCCGAAATACCATCGGCTGGGCGCGACGTCCGAGCTCAAGCAACAGGCCTACGCACTGCTGCACAAGGTCGGCATGCTCGACCATGCCTGGAAATACCCGCACCAGCTGTCCGGCGGGCAACAACAACGCGTGGCCATCGCCCGCGCGCTGATGATGCGCCCGCAGATCATGCTGTTCGACGAGCCCACCTCGGCCCTCGACCCGGAGAAAGTCAACGAAGTGCTGCAGGTGATCGAAGCCCTGGCGGAGGAGGGCATCACCATGGTGATCGTCACCCACGAGATGAACTTCGCCTTCAAAGTGTCCGACCGCATCGTGTTCATGGAGAAGGGCCGCGTGGTCTGCGACGACACGCCGGGCGCCCTGCGCAGCGGCCACAACCCACGCGTGGAGGCGTTCCTCAAGGACGTCTCGCTGGCGTGA
- a CDS encoding LysR family transcriptional regulator — MLSRITQRQLEYFVASGEAGSISAAAERIHVSSPSISAAITHMEAELGIQLFIRHHAQGISLTAVGRLVMQEAKLILEQMTNLYTIASESLNTMRGPLRVGCLESLAPMITPELVFGFGRAFPGVRLTQAEGNHEELLEKLRSGELDIALTYDLVTSPDIDFQPLAQLPPYVMVGEYHPLASLPAVSMQDLEAYPVVLLDTPWSRDYFLSLFIQAGTTPNIIMRSTNLETVRAMVGNGIGYSFANARPKSNMSQDGKRVIRLRLAGAHRPMRLGYATASNTQLSRVVSAFAERCRMFVSDQYIPGMAPPSFFDPHAVRAMAV; from the coding sequence ATGCTCAGTCGTATTACTCAGCGTCAACTGGAGTATTTCGTTGCGTCGGGAGAGGCGGGCAGCATCAGTGCTGCCGCTGAACGCATCCACGTGTCGTCGCCTTCGATCTCGGCGGCGATCACCCATATGGAGGCCGAGCTGGGCATCCAGCTGTTTATCCGCCACCACGCCCAGGGCATTTCCCTCACGGCGGTGGGGCGCCTGGTGATGCAGGAAGCCAAGCTGATCCTGGAGCAGATGACCAACCTTTACACCATCGCTTCGGAGTCGTTGAACACCATGCGCGGGCCGTTGCGGGTGGGCTGCCTGGAGTCGCTGGCGCCGATGATCACGCCTGAATTGGTGTTTGGTTTCGGCCGCGCGTTTCCCGGCGTGCGCCTGACGCAAGCCGAGGGCAACCACGAGGAACTGCTGGAAAAACTGCGCAGCGGCGAGCTTGATATCGCCCTGACCTACGACCTGGTGACCAGCCCGGACATCGACTTCCAACCCCTGGCGCAGTTGCCGCCTTATGTGATGGTGGGCGAATACCACCCACTGGCGAGCTTGCCGGCAGTGAGCATGCAAGACCTTGAGGCTTACCCGGTGGTGCTGCTCGACACGCCCTGGAGCCGCGACTATTTCCTCAGCCTGTTCATCCAGGCCGGCACCACGCCGAACATCATCATGCGTTCCACCAACCTCGAAACGGTGCGCGCCATGGTCGGCAATGGGATCGGCTATTCCTTCGCGAATGCGCGCCCAAAATCGAACATGTCCCAGGACGGCAAACGCGTGATTCGCCTGCGCCTGGCGGGCGCTCACCGGCCGATGCGCCTGGGCTACGCCACCGCCAGCAATACCCAGTTGTCGCGGGTGGTGTCGGCGTTTGCCGAGCGCTGCCGCATGTTTGTGTCCGACCAGTACATCCCCGGCATGGCGCCGCCGAGCTTTTTTGACCCGCATGCGGTGCGGGCGATGGCGGTGTGA
- a CDS encoding RidA family protein gives MPTHTRIRMFNTQQTYPNQALDNDLCQAVRAGNTIYVRGQIGTDFDGNLVGLGDPRAQAEQAMKNVKQLLEEAGSDLSHIVKTTTYLIDPRYREPVYQEVGKWLKGVFPISTGLVISGLGQPEWLMEIDVIAVVPDDWAV, from the coding sequence ATGCCGACCCACACCCGCATCCGCATGTTCAATACCCAACAGACCTACCCCAACCAGGCGCTGGACAACGACCTGTGCCAGGCCGTGCGCGCCGGCAACACCATTTACGTGCGCGGCCAGATCGGCACCGATTTCGACGGCAACCTAGTCGGCCTCGGCGACCCGCGCGCCCAGGCCGAGCAGGCGATGAAGAACGTCAAGCAACTGCTGGAAGAAGCAGGTTCGGACCTGTCGCACATCGTGAAGACCACCACCTATCTGATCGACCCGCGCTACCGCGAGCCGGTGTACCAGGAGGTGGGCAAGTGGCTCAAAGGTGTGTTCCCGATTTCCACTGGGTTGGTGATCTCCGGGCTGGGCCAGCCGGAGTGGTTGATGGAGATCGATGTGATCGCCGTGGTGCCGGACGATTGGGCCGTATGA
- a CDS encoding type II 3-dehydroquinate dehydratase produces the protein MTHRVFFLNGPNANLYGLDENGTYGSESFASIDARCQRHAAALGLTLDFRQSNHEGVLVDWIQEARLHADALVINAAGLSYSSVPILDALLAFDGPIIEAHMSNIWQRESFRHHSYVSRAATGVIAGLGALGYQLAITAVAELLGQTA, from the coding sequence ATGACTCATCGTGTGTTTTTCCTCAACGGGCCTAACGCCAACCTGTATGGGCTGGATGAAAACGGCACCTATGGCAGCGAAAGCTTCGCCAGCATCGACGCCCGCTGCCAACGCCACGCCGCCGCCCTGGGCCTGACGCTGGACTTTCGCCAGAGCAACCATGAAGGCGTGCTGGTGGACTGGATTCAGGAAGCACGCCTGCACGCCGACGCCCTCGTGATCAACGCCGCCGGGCTCAGCTACAGCTCGGTGCCGATCCTCGATGCGTTGCTGGCGTTCGACGGCCCGATCATCGAAGCGCACATGAGCAATATCTGGCAGCGCGAAAGCTTCCGGCACCACTCCTATGTGTCCAGGGCCGCCACCGGTGTGATCGCCGGGTTGGGGGCGCTGGGTTACCAACTGGCAATCACGGCTGTGGCCGAATTGCTAGGCCAAACCGCCTAA
- a CDS encoding flavin-containing monooxygenase, protein MSVEKINTLVVGAGQAGVAMSEHLSLMGVPHLVLERHRIAERWRSERWDSLVANGPAWHDRFPGLTFEGISPEAFPPKERMADYFEAYADKLQAPVRTGVEVQSVERHAGRPGFKVTTSAGVIEAANVVAATGPFQRPSIPNIVPASAPLHQLHSCAYKNPGQLPEGAVLVVGAGASGSQIAEELQKAGKTVYLSVGEHYRPPRAYRGRDYCWWLGALGLWDEVKIQPKKKHVAFAVSGYEGGKTVDFRRLAHQGIQLVGVTQDWAEGVMRFQPGLAENVAEGDRAYFDVLRDADAYIEANGLPFPPEPQAWELLPDPECLVNPMLSLDLAEAGVTTILWATGFKFDFSWLKVDAFDEKGEPFHKRGISAQSGIYFLGLPNLVNRASSFIYGVWHDAKYVADHIVLQNAYMAYDKSSDA, encoded by the coding sequence ATGTCCGTCGAAAAAATCAACACCTTGGTCGTCGGCGCAGGCCAGGCCGGCGTCGCCATGAGCGAGCACCTGTCCTTGATGGGTGTGCCCCACCTCGTGCTGGAACGCCACCGCATTGCCGAACGCTGGCGCTCGGAACGCTGGGACTCTCTGGTCGCCAACGGGCCGGCGTGGCATGACCGCTTTCCCGGTCTCACCTTCGAAGGCATTTCGCCGGAAGCCTTCCCGCCAAAAGAGCGCATGGCCGACTACTTCGAGGCCTACGCGGATAAGTTGCAGGCCCCTGTCCGCACGGGCGTGGAAGTCCAGTCGGTGGAACGCCACGCAGGTCGCCCCGGCTTCAAGGTCACCACCTCCGCGGGCGTGATCGAAGCCGCCAACGTCGTTGCTGCCACCGGCCCGTTCCAGCGCCCGTCAATCCCGAACATCGTCCCCGCCAGCGCACCGTTGCACCAACTGCATTCCTGCGCCTACAAGAACCCCGGCCAACTCCCCGAAGGCGCCGTATTGGTGGTCGGCGCCGGTGCCTCCGGCTCGCAGATTGCCGAAGAACTGCAAAAGGCCGGCAAGACCGTGTACCTCTCGGTGGGCGAACACTACCGCCCGCCCCGCGCCTATCGTGGCCGCGACTATTGCTGGTGGCTGGGCGCGTTGGGCTTGTGGGATGAAGTCAAGATCCAGCCGAAGAAAAAGCACGTGGCGTTTGCGGTGAGTGGTTACGAAGGCGGCAAGACGGTGGACTTTCGCCGACTGGCACATCAAGGCATTCAATTGGTGGGCGTTACCCAGGACTGGGCGGAAGGCGTGATGAGGTTTCAACCGGGGTTGGCCGAGAACGTGGCTGAAGGCGACCGCGCTTACTTTGACGTACTGCGCGATGCGGATGCGTATATCGAGGCCAATGGCTTGCCGTTCCCGCCGGAGCCACAGGCCTGGGAACTGTTGCCCGATCCAGAGTGCCTGGTGAACCCGATGTTGAGCCTGGACCTGGCTGAAGCGGGCGTGACCACAATCCTTTGGGCCACCGGCTTCAAGTTCGATTTCAGCTGGTTGAAGGTGGACGCGTTCGACGAGAAAGGCGAGCCGTTCCACAAACGCGGGATCTCGGCACAGAGCGGAATTTACTTCCTGGGTTTGCCGAACCTGGTCAACCGCGCATCTTCATTTATCTATGGGGTTTGGCACGATGCGAAGTACGTGGCGGACCATATCGTGCTGCAGAACGCGTACATGGCGTACGACAAGTCCTCAGACGCTTAG
- a CDS encoding DUF6124 family protein, protein MFKVTPNPPNGPDLKLNHAANRGIDHYLNPGAEAPPAPLFSIASDASNETLIVNSYETFSSVSALLLDLSEALTGKQRDVVLAIHQLSELGVLLVDKLMEREATLADPGL, encoded by the coding sequence ATGTTCAAAGTCACGCCCAATCCTCCAAACGGTCCGGACCTGAAGCTCAATCATGCGGCGAATCGTGGGATTGACCATTACCTCAACCCCGGTGCCGAAGCACCACCTGCGCCACTCTTCAGCATCGCCAGCGATGCCAGCAACGAAACATTGATCGTCAACAGCTACGAAACCTTTTCCTCGGTCAGCGCCTTGCTGCTCGACCTGTCGGAGGCGTTGACGGGTAAACAGCGGGATGTGGTGCTGGCCATTCACCAGTTGAGTGAGTTGGGGGTTTTGTTGGTGGATAAGCTGATGGAGCGCGAAGCTACGCTAGCCGATCCAGGTCTTTGA
- the msrA gene encoding peptide-methionine (S)-S-oxide reductase MsrA, protein MTNSTETAILAGGCFWGMQDLLRRYPGVLHTRVGYTGGDVPNATYRNHGNHAEAIEIVFDPAVISYRQILEFFFQIHDPSTPNRQGNDLGPSYRSAIYYLSEQQREVAEDTAADVDASKLWPGKVVTEIEPAGPFWEAEPEHQDYLERIPNGYTCHFIRPNWKLPKRG, encoded by the coding sequence ATGACCAACTCAACCGAAACCGCCATCCTCGCCGGCGGTTGCTTCTGGGGCATGCAGGACCTGTTGCGCCGCTACCCCGGCGTGCTGCACACCCGCGTCGGCTACACCGGCGGCGATGTGCCGAATGCCACCTACCGCAACCATGGCAACCACGCCGAAGCGATTGAAATCGTGTTCGACCCGGCAGTGATCAGCTACCGGCAGATTCTGGAGTTCTTTTTCCAGATCCATGACCCGAGCACGCCGAATCGGCAGGGCAATGATTTGGGGCCCAGTTATCGTTCGGCGATTTATTACCTGAGTGAGCAGCAGCGGGAGGTGGCCGAAGATACGGCGGCGGACGTGGATGCATCGAAGCTGTGGCCGGGGAAGGTGGTGACGGAGATCGAGCCGGCGGGGCCGTTTTGGGAGGCGGAGCCGGAGCATCAGGATTATCTGGAGCGGATTCCCAATGGCTATACCTGCCACTTTATTCGGCCGAATTGGAAGTTGCCCAAGCGTGGCTGA